From the genome of Chroicocephalus ridibundus chromosome 1, bChrRid1.1, whole genome shotgun sequence, one region includes:
- the CDKN1B gene encoding cyclin-dependent kinase inhibitor 1B encodes MSNVRISNGSPTLERMEARQSEYPKPSACRNLFGPVNHEELNRDLKKHRQEMEEACQRKWNFDFQNHKPLEGRYEWQAVEKGSSPDFYFRPPRLLKAVCKSAGRQSLDVNGNCQTVVFVGSQGISEDAHCVDQKTDVSENQTDFAEQCTGQRKRPATDDSSPQNKRANTTEEEVSEDSPSASSVEQTPKKSSPRRHQT; translated from the exons ATGTCAAACGTCCGTATTTCTAATGGGAGCCCTACCCTGGAGCGCATGGAAGCCAGGCAGTCGGAGTACCCGAAGCCGTCAGCTTGCAGGAACCTCTTCGGGCCGGTGAATCACGAAGAGTTAAACAGGGACTTGAAGAAGCACCgccaggagatggaggaggcaTGCCAGAGGAAGTGGAATTTCGATTTCCAGAATCACAAGCCGCTGGAAGGCAGGTACGAGTGGCAAGCCGTGGAGAAGGGGAGCTCGCCCGACTTCTACTTCAGACCCCCCAGGCTACTGAAAGCTGTCTGCAAGTCCGCTGGTCGCCAGAGCTTGGATGTAAACGGGAATTGCCAAACCGTGGTTTTTGTCGGTTCTCAGGGAATCTCAGAGGACGCTCACTGTGTAGATCAAAAGACTgatgtttctgaaaatcagaCGGACTTTGCAGAGCAGTGCACTGGGCAGAGGAAAAGACCTGCCACCGATG ATTCCTCTCCTCAAAATAAAAGAGCCAACACAACAGAAGAAGAGGTTTCAGAAGACTCCCCCAGTGCCAGTTCAGTGGAGCAAACACCCAAGAAATCAAGCCCGAGAAGACATCAAACGTAA